The Blautia obeum ATCC 29174 region GTATCCGAATTCCGGAAAAAGGTGTTCGTTATGTGCGAATGGAAGTCAAAAATGAGAACTGGGTACAGATCGGTCTCGTGGAAGATGTAACTGTTTCTATGAGAGAACGCCTTCGTATTGAACATGAACGAGATTATGATACGTTGACAGGCCTCTATAACAGACGTGCATTCAAACGTGAAAGCGAATCCATCTTTGGCAGAAGAAAAAAAATCAGACATGCTGCATTTATTATGTTGGATCTGGATAACCTGAAATACATCAATGACACATTTGGACATGACTGGGGAGATGAGTATATCCGCCAGGCGGGCATGTGTCTGGAAGAAGGCACTCCGAAAGGAACCTTGTGTGCACATATTTCAGGAGATGAATTTAATATTTTGTTTTATGGTTATGAGAGTCAGAATGCGATTCGTGAGGAAATCAGTAAACTGCAAAGAGAAATTTCTTCCAGGATCATCCGTCTTCCGGACGGACAGGAATTCCACTTAAGTATCTCCGGAGGAATTGCATGGTATCCGGAGGACAGTAACAGCCTCGGTGTTATGAGAAAACATGCAGATTTTGCCATGTATCAGGTAAAACAGACAGATAAGGGAAGAATTGCAGAATTTGACCAGAAGGCATATGAAGAGAAATACCGTGACAGTCAGATTCGTAAAGAATTTCATCGTTTTGTTAAAGAAGAGCTGGTTACTTACTATTTCCAGCCGATCATATCGGCAAAAACAGGTAAGATTGAAGCATATGAGGCATTGATGCGTGCCAATCTTCCAATATTAAAACGACCGGATGTGGTTATGAAGATCGCACGTGAAGAGGGTGCATTGCGTGAAATTGAACGAATGACCATGTTCCGGGCGACAGAAGCCTTTGCTGATCTCAGGGAAAAGAAACGAATCAAAGGCGATGCGCTTCTGTTTATCAATTCTATTGCGAGTCAGCATATGGCAGCAAAAGATGAGATAGAATTTAATAATCGTTATGCAGAGTTGCAGAAACAGATTGTTATTGAGATCACAGAAGAAGAATCTATTGATTATCATGCACTGGAAACAAAGAAAAATGCACTAGGATTTGAGGGTGCTTTTGCACTGGATGACTACGGAAGTGGATACAGTAACGAGAAGAGTCTTCTTGATCTGGCACCGAAGTATATCAAAGTAGATCTTTCGATCATCCGTGATATTGATACGGATCCGGATAAACAGCAGATTGTGGAAAATATTGTCGCATATGCACATAAACGTGATATGAAGATCGTTGCAGAGGGACTTGAAACACCGGAGGAGATCCAGAAAGTACTGGAACTGGAAGTTGATCTTCTGCAGGGATTTTATCTGGCACGTCCGGAACCAGTTCCTGGAAATATCAATGAAGATGCACTGAAAATAATTGCGGCGTTTTATAAGTAAAGTACATAATTCTCCTTTTTTTCCATATAATATCCATACATCACCTGGGGCAGATTCAGGAGAAGATATAAAATACGGAAAAACAACAGGAGGAACATAAAGCACATGAAAGCTACAGGAATCGTCCGGCGCATTGATGATCTTGGAAGAGTTGTTATTCCAAAGGAGATTCGGCGTACACTACGGATTAAAGAAGGAACTCCGCTTGAAATTTTTACAGATAAAGAGGGGGAAGTGATCTTAAAGAAATACTCCCCGATTGGAGAGTTGAGTGTTTTTGCAAAAGAATATGCAGAATCGCTGGCACAGACAACAGGTATGATCGCATGTATTACGGATCATGATCAGGTGGTTGCCGCATCCGGACAGGGCAGCAGGGAACTGATGGGAAAGGCAATCAGTAAAGAACTGGATCGAGTGATCACGGAGAGAGAAATGAAATGTTATCATACAGGAGAAAGAAAAATACTGCCGCTTGTGGAAAATCAGAAAGAATCCTCATCAGAGCTGATCGTACAGCCAATCATTTGTTCCGGTGATGCGATTGGTTCTGTGGCGCTGGTTGGAAAAAGTGCAGGAGAAAGATTTGGAAATTCAGAGCAAATGCTGGTAAAAACAGCAGCAGGATTTCTTGGACGTCAAATGGAACAATAAAAGGGGGCTGTGAGCCCCCTTTAGCATTTTTCGGCAATATCGTAGAGCAGACGTTCTGTATCTTCCCATCCCAGACAAGGATCGGTGATAGAACAGCCAGGAGTCATATGGTCGCTGATATCCTGACGGCCTTCCAGCAGATAACTTTCAATCATGACACCCTTGACGAGTTTTCTTACATCAGGATTGTAGTTGCGGCTGTGAAGCACTTCACTTACAATACGAATCTGTTCTTTGTATTGTTTGCCGGAGTTAGAATGGTTGACATCCACGATAACGGCCGGATTTTGCAGATCTTTTTTGCTGTATAAGTCATAAAGACGCATGAGATCTTCGTAATGATAATTAGGGATTGTCTGGCCATATTTATCAACGCCGCCGCGGAGAATCGTGTGTGCCAGAGGATTACCACTTGTTTCCACATCACATCCACGGTAAATGAAATGATGTGGATGCTGGGCAGCGATTACGGAGTTCAGCATAACAGACAGGTCACCGCTGGTAGGATTCTTCATACCAACCGGGATATCCATACCGCTGGCAGTCAGACGATGCTGCTGGTTTTCTACGGAACGTGCACCGATTGCTTCATAAGAAAGAACATCATCCAGGTAGCTGCGGTTTTCCGGATAGAGCATTTCATCTGCAGAAGAAAGACCGGTTTCCTGAAGTACGCGGATATGCATTTTGCGGATTGCAATGATTCCGGCAAGGAGATCCGGTGCTTTATCCGGCTCCGGCTGATGGAGCATTCCTTTGTAGCCATCACCGGTAGTACGAGGTTTGTTTGTATATACTCGTGGGATGATCATTAATTTATCGGAAACTTTGTCAGAAACTTTTTTCAGGCGATTTACATATTCACATACGGTATCTTCGTTATCTGCAGAACATGGTCCGACCAGAACGACGAATTTATCGGATTCACCTGTGAAAATACGGCGGATTTCTTCATCACGCTGTTGTTTGATTGATTTCTGTTCGTTGCTGAGCGGGTACTCATTTTTCAGAACCTCCGGAATTGGAAGTTCATGATTAATCTTGATAGACATTGTATATTTCCTCCATGGTTCCTTTGTGCAGGAACATTTTTTTCAACTGAATAACAGTATAGCACGTCATCTGAAAAAAATAAAGGAAATTAACGCGTTAAA contains the following coding sequences:
- the spoVT gene encoding stage V sporulation protein T; protein product: MKATGIVRRIDDLGRVVIPKEIRRTLRIKEGTPLEIFTDKEGEVILKKYSPIGELSVFAKEYAESLAQTTGMIACITDHDQVVAASGQGSRELMGKAISKELDRVITEREMKCYHTGERKILPLVENQKESSSELIVQPIICSGDAIGSVALVGKSAGERFGNSEQMLVKTAAGFLGRQMEQ
- a CDS encoding 3-deoxy-7-phosphoheptulonate synthase; protein product: MSIKINHELPIPEVLKNEYPLSNEQKSIKQQRDEEIRRIFTGESDKFVVLVGPCSADNEDTVCEYVNRLKKVSDKVSDKLMIIPRVYTNKPRTTGDGYKGMLHQPEPDKAPDLLAGIIAIRKMHIRVLQETGLSSADEMLYPENRSYLDDVLSYEAIGARSVENQQHRLTASGMDIPVGMKNPTSGDLSVMLNSVIAAQHPHHFIYRGCDVETSGNPLAHTILRGGVDKYGQTIPNYHYEDLMRLYDLYSKKDLQNPAVIVDVNHSNSGKQYKEQIRIVSEVLHSRNYNPDVRKLVKGVMIESYLLEGRQDISDHMTPGCSITDPCLGWEDTERLLYDIAEKC